In a genomic window of Pseudoxanthomonas sp. Root65:
- a CDS encoding NAD(P)/FAD-dependent oxidoreductase translates to MQAQHIAIIGYGTAGQAAALLLARDGHRVEVFERAPELGPVGAGFLLQPTGLQVLWELGLLPEVMAHGRRVNRLYGETPCGRAVMDMRYAGLDARLFGVGMQRGALFALLASAWAEHGEVHRGHAIEEVSEDTRRIRDQHGRWHGPFDLVIAADGSGSKLRAFTGAVRREAVYPWGALWRLVPQGDWAWGDELRQRYVAARKMIGLLPVGTRPGDDTPRLSFFWSLPIADFDAWRLRGLPAWRDEIAGLWPDADACLADMVDPDELARASYRDVTLRQWHRDRLVVLGDAAHGMSPQLGQGVNMALMDAQALRDALRSEQTIPAALHAYQRERQAHVGVYQFWSRWLTPIFQSDQDWIAHARDIAFLPAGRLPGGRGHMLRVLSGTQHGFFGTLKLKADFLRALTDLRPSL, encoded by the coding sequence ATGCAAGCCCAGCACATCGCGATCATCGGCTACGGCACGGCCGGCCAGGCGGCGGCGCTGTTGCTGGCGCGCGATGGCCACCGGGTCGAGGTGTTCGAGCGCGCACCGGAGCTCGGGCCGGTGGGCGCGGGCTTCCTGCTGCAGCCGACCGGGCTGCAGGTGCTGTGGGAACTGGGGCTGCTGCCCGAGGTGATGGCGCACGGCAGGCGCGTCAACCGGCTGTATGGCGAAACGCCGTGCGGACGCGCGGTGATGGATATGCGCTACGCGGGGCTGGATGCGCGCCTGTTCGGGGTCGGCATGCAGCGTGGCGCGCTGTTCGCGCTGCTGGCGTCCGCCTGGGCCGAACATGGGGAGGTGCATCGTGGCCACGCGATCGAGGAGGTGAGCGAGGACACCCGCCGCATCCGCGACCAGCATGGGCGCTGGCACGGTCCGTTCGACCTGGTCATCGCGGCGGACGGGTCGGGCTCGAAATTGCGCGCCTTCACCGGCGCAGTGAGGCGCGAGGCCGTCTATCCCTGGGGAGCGCTGTGGCGGCTGGTGCCGCAGGGCGACTGGGCCTGGGGCGACGAACTGCGGCAGCGCTACGTGGCGGCACGCAAGATGATCGGCCTGCTGCCGGTGGGCACGCGGCCCGGCGACGACACGCCGCGGCTCAGCTTTTTCTGGAGCCTGCCCATCGCGGACTTCGATGCTTGGCGGCTGCGTGGACTGCCGGCATGGCGCGACGAGATCGCCGGCCTGTGGCCCGACGCGGATGCCTGCCTGGCCGACATGGTGGATCCCGACGAGTTGGCGCGCGCGAGCTATCGCGACGTCACCCTGCGGCAGTGGCACCGCGACCGGCTGGTCGTGCTGGGCGACGCCGCCCACGGCATGAGTCCGCAACTGGGGCAGGGCGTCAACATGGCGCTGATGGATGCCCAGGCGCTGCGCGATGCGTTGCGCAGCGAACAGACCATCCCGGCCGCACTGCATGCCTATCAGCGCGAGCGCCAGGCGCATGTCGGCGTGTACCAGTTCTGGAGCCGCTGGCTGACGCCGATCTTCCAGTCCGACCAGGACTGGATCGCCCATGCCCGGGACATCGCCTTCCTGCCGGCGGGCCGCCTGCCGGGCGGGCGCGGCCACATGCTGCGCGTACTGAGCGGCACCCAGCACGGCTTCTTCGGCACGCTCAAGCTGAAAGCCGATTTCCTCCGCGCACTCACCGACCTCCGCCCTTCCCTGTAG
- the fabR gene encoding HTH-type transcriptional repressor FabR encodes MPNPQPQLQDDHGPGRKASISREDLMAAALKLVGPHRSVSSLSLREVAREAGIAPNSFYRQFRDMDELAVALIDLAGRSLRKIIGEARHRATSSDRSVVRGSVEAFIEQLRADDKLLHVLLREGNVGSDAFKHAVERELQFFEEELCMDLVRLATRDNAPLHEPALVSKAITRLVFAMGATAMDLPPEKDPELIEQLSEMVRLIITGSRALASRGGGR; translated from the coding sequence ATCCCGAACCCGCAACCGCAGCTCCAGGACGACCACGGCCCCGGCCGCAAGGCGTCCATTTCGCGCGAAGACCTGATGGCGGCCGCCCTGAAACTGGTCGGCCCGCACCGCAGCGTCTCCTCCCTGAGCCTGCGCGAGGTCGCCCGCGAGGCCGGCATCGCCCCCAACAGCTTCTACCGCCAGTTCCGGGACATGGACGAACTGGCGGTGGCGCTGATCGACCTGGCCGGCCGCTCGCTGCGCAAGATCATCGGCGAGGCGCGGCACCGCGCCACCAGCAGCGACCGCAGCGTGGTGCGCGGCTCGGTGGAAGCCTTCATCGAGCAGCTGCGCGCCGACGACAAGCTGCTGCACGTGCTGCTGCGCGAGGGCAACGTGGGCTCGGATGCGTTCAAGCATGCGGTGGAACGGGAACTGCAGTTCTTCGAAGAGGAACTGTGCATGGACCTGGTGCGGCTGGCGACGCGCGACAATGCGCCCCTGCACGAACCCGCCCTGGTGTCCAAGGCGATTACCCGCCTGGTGTTCGCGATGGGCGCCACCGCGATGGACCTGCCGCCGGAGAAAGATCCGGAGCTGATCGAACAGCTGTCGGAAATGGTCCGCCTGATCATCACCGGCTCGCGCGCCCTCGCCTCGCGCGGCGGCGGACGCTGA
- a CDS encoding cold-shock protein → MPYGTVKWFNDAKGFGFIAPEDGSADVFAHHTAINSKGFRSLQEGQRVSYELTQGPKGAQASNITPAA, encoded by the coding sequence ATGCCGTACGGTACCGTGAAATGGTTCAACGATGCCAAGGGCTTCGGATTCATCGCGCCAGAAGATGGCAGCGCCGATGTCTTTGCGCACCACACCGCCATCAACAGCAAGGGCTTCCGCAGCCTGCAGGAAGGCCAGCGCGTCAGTTACGAGCTGACCCAGGGCCCGAAGGGTGCACAGGCGTCCAATATCACGCCGGCAGCCTGA
- a CDS encoding S-methyl-5'-thioinosine phosphorylase produces MSMADIALAIIGGTGVYTLADLQDVETRELHTRFGAPSGPVRIGTLSGQRVAFLARHGEGHSVPPHQVNYRANLQALKELGATRVLALNTVGGITDACGPRVLACPDQLIDYTWGRISTICEEPGSEVLHVDFGDPYTHLLRQQILAAAREAGVEVVDGGCYGATQGPRLETRAEIRRMRRDGCDLVGMTGMPEAGLAREMGLQYACLAIVANWAAGCGTDEEITMDEVLANVAAASAGIPALVAALARG; encoded by the coding sequence ATGAGCATGGCCGACATCGCGCTCGCCATCATCGGCGGCACCGGCGTCTACACGCTGGCCGACCTGCAGGACGTGGAGACGCGGGAACTGCATACCCGCTTCGGCGCACCGTCGGGGCCCGTCCGCATCGGCACGCTGTCGGGCCAGCGCGTGGCCTTCCTGGCACGCCATGGCGAGGGACATTCGGTGCCGCCGCACCAGGTCAACTACCGCGCCAACCTGCAGGCACTCAAGGAGCTGGGCGCGACCCGCGTGCTGGCGCTCAATACCGTCGGCGGCATCACCGATGCCTGCGGACCGCGCGTGCTGGCCTGCCCGGACCAACTGATCGACTACACCTGGGGCCGCATCTCGACGATCTGCGAAGAGCCCGGCAGCGAGGTGCTGCATGTGGACTTCGGCGATCCGTACACGCATTTACTTCGTCAGCAGATCCTCGCAGCCGCCCGTGAGGCCGGTGTCGAGGTGGTCGATGGCGGCTGCTACGGGGCCACCCAGGGGCCACGCCTGGAGACGCGCGCGGAGATCCGCCGGATGCGCCGCGATGGCTGCGATCTGGTCGGCATGACGGGCATGCCCGAAGCCGGCCTGGCGCGGGAAATGGGCCTGCAATACGCGTGCCTGGCCATCGTCGCGAACTGGGCCGCCGGCTGCGGCACTGACGAGGAGATCACCATGGACGAAGTGCTGGCGAACGTGGCTGCGGCCTCGGCCGGCATCCCCGCCCTGGTGGCCGCGCTGGCACGCGGGTGA
- a CDS encoding L,D-transpeptidase family protein, protein MKPWRWPLLLLAAFGLSSQARERDPWPPPLLPAVQQADAIHVYKAQRRMDLLREGRVIATYRVVLGGAPVGHKRQQGDRRTPEGDYRITYRNDRSRFHLSLRISYPNEADRRQAAARGVDPGGDIMIHGATPPGSRTDWTEGCIAVTNAEMEAVWQRVPVGTPVRIGP, encoded by the coding sequence GTGAAGCCGTGGCGGTGGCCGCTCCTGTTGCTCGCGGCCTTCGGCCTGTCCTCGCAAGCGCGTGAGCGGGATCCATGGCCGCCACCGCTGTTGCCGGCCGTGCAGCAGGCCGATGCGATCCACGTCTACAAGGCACAGCGGCGCATGGACCTGCTGCGCGAGGGCCGGGTCATCGCGACCTACCGCGTCGTGCTGGGCGGCGCGCCGGTCGGACACAAGCGGCAGCAGGGCGACCGGCGCACGCCGGAAGGCGATTACCGCATCACCTACCGCAACGACCGCAGCCGCTTCCACCTGTCGCTGCGCATCTCATATCCGAACGAGGCCGACCGCCGGCAGGCCGCGGCGCGGGGTGTCGATCCCGGCGGCGACATCATGATCCATGGGGCGACGCCGCCCGGTTCGCGGACGGACTGGACCGAAGGCTGCATTGCGGTGACCAATGCGGAGATGGAGGCGGTCTGGCAGCGCGTGCCGGTGGGCACGCCGGTCCGCATCGGGCCGTGA
- a CDS encoding acyl-CoA dehydrogenase family protein has protein sequence MHDLPPFDTHRVDNQPPPFEPRDLWADDVALREAVARERADAFAERLAGYGAWAGDELYRLGFDANRDRPRLRTHDRAGQRIDTVEFHPAYHRLLEVAKTQGVAGLSWHEPASGAHVARAALSYLHHQAEAGTSCPLTMTHAAVPVLQREPGLREWAAKAAAPHYDPRDVPIAEKAGITLGMGMTEKQGGSDVRTNATTATPADDGTYALLGHKWFFSAPMSDGFLVLAQAPGGLTCFLMPRRLDDGGKNAFRLMRLKDKLGDWANASSEVEFTGARAWRVGEEGRGVATIIEMVMLTRLDCMLGSAAEMRMALAQALHHARHRVAFGKRLADHPLMRNVLADLALESEAATAFALRVAHAVDTAARDPHEAMFARVATAVGKYWICKRAPAFVNEAQECLGGAGYVEESILPRLYRQAPLNSIWEGSGNIQCLDVLRALSREAGAREAIVSELASAMGRDTVYDVFVDRLRGDLSSASEAGARLIVERLALALQAAVLLRAGSPAAALFVRSRLGGAHGLAFGTLPDDADLRPLLARALPA, from the coding sequence ATGCACGATCTTCCTCCGTTCGACACGCATCGCGTGGACAACCAGCCGCCGCCGTTCGAGCCGCGCGACCTGTGGGCGGACGATGTGGCGCTGCGCGAGGCCGTGGCCCGTGAGAGGGCCGACGCGTTTGCCGAACGACTCGCCGGCTACGGCGCATGGGCGGGCGATGAACTGTATCGGCTCGGCTTCGACGCCAACCGCGACCGCCCGCGCCTGCGTACGCATGACCGCGCCGGCCAGCGCATCGACACGGTCGAGTTCCATCCCGCCTATCACCGCCTGCTGGAGGTGGCGAAGACGCAGGGCGTCGCCGGCCTGTCGTGGCATGAGCCGGCGTCCGGCGCGCATGTCGCGCGCGCAGCACTGAGTTATCTGCATCACCAGGCCGAAGCCGGCACCAGCTGTCCGCTGACGATGACGCATGCGGCGGTACCGGTCCTGCAGCGCGAGCCGGGCCTGCGCGAATGGGCGGCAAAGGCGGCCGCACCGCACTACGACCCGCGTGACGTGCCCATCGCCGAAAAGGCCGGCATCACGCTGGGCATGGGCATGACCGAGAAGCAGGGCGGCTCCGACGTGCGGACGAACGCCACCACGGCCACGCCGGCCGACGACGGCACCTACGCCCTGCTCGGCCACAAGTGGTTCTTCTCCGCACCGATGAGCGACGGCTTCCTGGTGCTGGCGCAGGCGCCCGGCGGGCTGACCTGTTTCCTGATGCCGCGCCGCCTGGACGACGGCGGGAAGAATGCATTCCGATTGATGCGGCTCAAGGACAAGCTGGGCGATTGGGCCAACGCGTCCAGTGAGGTCGAGTTCACCGGTGCGCGCGCCTGGCGCGTGGGCGAGGAAGGGCGAGGCGTGGCGACCATCATCGAGATGGTGATGCTGACGCGGCTGGATTGCATGCTGGGCTCCGCCGCCGAGATGCGCATGGCCCTGGCGCAGGCGCTGCACCATGCGCGCCATCGCGTCGCGTTCGGCAAGCGGCTCGCCGACCATCCGCTGATGCGCAACGTGCTGGCCGACCTGGCGCTGGAGTCCGAAGCGGCGACCGCCTTCGCTTTGCGCGTGGCACACGCGGTCGACACGGCCGCCCGCGATCCTCACGAAGCGATGTTCGCGCGCGTCGCCACGGCGGTGGGCAAGTACTGGATCTGCAAGCGCGCGCCGGCATTCGTCAACGAAGCGCAAGAGTGCCTGGGCGGTGCGGGCTATGTGGAGGAATCGATCCTGCCGCGCCTCTACCGGCAGGCACCGCTCAATTCCATCTGGGAAGGCAGCGGCAACATCCAGTGTCTCGACGTACTGCGGGCGTTGTCGCGCGAGGCCGGCGCGCGAGAAGCGATCGTCAGCGAGCTTGCGTCGGCCATGGGCAGGGATACGGTCTACGACGTGTTCGTCGATCGCCTGCGCGGCGACCTGTCGTCGGCCAGCGAGGCAGGCGCCCGCCTGATCGTGGAGCGACTGGCTCTGGCCCTGCAGGCGGCGGTGCTGCTGCGGGCCGGCAGCCCGGCCGCCGCGCTGTTCGTGCGAAGCCGACTCGGCGGCGCGCATGGGCTGGCATTCGGCACGCTGCCCGACGACGCGGACCTCCGTCCGCTGCTGGCACGGGCGCTGCCCGCGTGA
- a CDS encoding hypoxanthine-guanine phosphoribosyltransferase — protein sequence MESLGNPRPKLADALANADLLVDRATIDRAITQMATPIARDYAGEVPVYLTIMHGALPFAGQLALELGALGLDLEFDYLHATRYRGETTGGELVWKHRPATALYGRRVLLVDDILDEGHTLLAVKQWCMEQGATDVRIAALTTKQHDRCVAGICADYVGLEVADRYVFGFGMDYHEQGRNLPGIYALKE from the coding sequence ATGGAATCGCTGGGCAATCCGCGACCGAAGCTGGCCGATGCGCTGGCCAACGCCGACCTGCTGGTCGACCGCGCCACGATCGATCGCGCCATCACGCAGATGGCCACGCCCATCGCGCGCGACTACGCCGGCGAAGTACCGGTCTACCTGACCATCATGCATGGCGCGCTGCCGTTCGCCGGCCAACTGGCGCTGGAACTCGGTGCGCTGGGGCTGGACCTGGAATTCGACTACCTGCACGCCACCCGCTACCGCGGCGAGACCACCGGCGGCGAACTGGTATGGAAGCACCGTCCTGCGACGGCGCTGTACGGCCGCCGCGTGCTGCTGGTCGACGACATCCTCGACGAAGGCCACACCCTGCTGGCGGTCAAGCAGTGGTGCATGGAACAGGGCGCCACCGACGTGCGCATCGCCGCGCTGACCACCAAGCAGCACGACCGCTGCGTGGCAGGCATCTGCGCCGACTACGTGGGCCTGGAAGTGGCGGACCGCTACGTGTTCGGCTTCGGCATGGACTACCACGAGCAGGGCCGCAACCTGCCGGGCATCTACGCGTTGAAGGAATGA